In Oryza sativa Japonica Group chromosome 11, ASM3414082v1, the following are encoded in one genomic region:
- the LOC136354065 gene encoding E3 ubiquitin-protein ligase SIRP1-like: MAGEEPWSSEASDDVPDTSHMSDEQFQQFIDQYWAEQGFNIWSWIRASRTSSSSTPGPTRRTAASWQAVTFDGDGVARFSGNSDRSGGLDDQATSGFSIVDLLDGILQADDDGNGGGATPASSMAIVNLPEITVGDEKGEAKDCPVCLQGFEEGDKLRKMPCADSHCFHEQCIFSWLLINRHCPLCRFPLPAETEEDEEVVQAENDDDDDDEETILCLHRLFADAADEYTS; encoded by the coding sequence ATGGCGGGTGAAGAACCATGGTCAAGCGAGGCCTCCGACGATGTCCCCGACACATCGCACATGTCGGACGAACAATTTCAACAGTTCATCGACCAGTACTGGGCAGAGCAAGGATTCAACATTTGGAGTTGGATTCGTGCTTCCAGGACGTCGTCAAGCTCCACGCCGGGGCCAACcaggcggacggcggcgtcaTGGCAGGCCGTCACTTTCGACGGGGACGGCGTCGCGCGCTTCTCCGGCAACTCCGACCGTAGCGGCGGACTCGACGACCAAGCCACCAGCGGCTTCAGCATCGTGGACCTACTGGACGGTATCCTACAAGCGGATGACGACGGCAATGGCGGTGGAGCTACGCCGGCGTCGAGCATGGCGATCGTAAACCTGCCGGAGATTACCGTCGGCGACGAGAAAGGCGAGGCGAAGGACTGCCCGGTGTGCCTTCAGGGCTTCGAGGAGGGCGACAAGCTTAGGAAGATGCCGTGCGCTGATTCGCACTGCTTCCATGAGCAGTGCATATTCAGCTGGCTTCTGATTAACCGCCATTGCCCGCTCTGCCGCTTCCCGTTGCCTGCTGAGACGGAGGAGGATGAAGAGGTGGTCCAGGCagagaacgacgacgacgacgatgatgaagaGACCATCCTATGTCTGCATCGACTGTTCGCTGATGCGGCTGATGAGTATACGAGTTGA